The genomic stretch TTCGGCCATCTGGCCGAGGACGTCATATTGGCCCCGGACGGTTTTCTATACGCCATGGATCAAACCTACGAAAGCTACCCGCTGGAACTGGGAAGCGGGACGGTTTTCAAGATAGACCCGACCACCATGAAGGCGGTGGACTGGGCCAAGGTAGGGGCCAGTCCGTGGGACATGGCCTATCACGACGGTTACGTCTACGTCTCCTGTTTCGGAGGCTCCATGTTCACAAACGGCTACAAGGAGACCGACCGTCCCCTGATTCAGAGGATCCCCGTATCATCGATGAGGGGAGCCACTCAGAACATAGCGGGGAAAGACATAATAAACTCGGAGAACGACATGAACGGCTATATGCTGTTGGAAATAGGAAGCGACGGAACCATATACATAACGAGCTACCAGATAAAGGACCCTTTCTCCTCCAGGGTCTATATAGGCAACGTCGACACACTGTCATCCGAGCCTACATTCGATTCCTCCACGCTGAAAAAGGTAGCCACCTTCGCCGGATGGAGTCGAGCCAGTCTAATGGACAGAACGAGGAACCTGTGCTGGATATCCGACTCCGGAACGAGCAGAAACGACGCTAAACTGGTGGCCTTCGACTCCACTGGAATCGTAGAATCCTACGAGGGGTCCTCTCTGGGAGGCTACCCGAACATGCTCGCCCTGACAGGCAAAAACGAGAAACCCGATTCATCGAGTAACGAACCTCCATCGGCTCCCCTGCTATCGACTCCTCCAAACTGCGCGGCAATGCCTCCGAACGAGACGGATCTATCTTGGGAGAGATCTACCGATCCCGACGGTGATTCACTACTATACCGGATATACCTCGCCCCCGACAGCGATGACCTGACGTACATAGCCACGGTCGCGGGAACTTCCTTCAAGCCCAAGCTTAAAAGTTCCTCCCCATATCGGTGGACCATAGTGGCGGACGACGAAAAGGGCGGTCGGACGAGCTCGAAAACAGGCAAATTCACCACAACCGGCTACTCCGATCCGCTATTTCCGTCCGTTCCGGAGGACCGTTACGAAGATTCCGGGATAGCCCTGCTCAGGACAAAGGGCGGTGTAATCGACGACGACCTGCTAGAAGATCACCGTACTCTATCGTCCTCGGATATAACGTCCTTGAAGGTCCTATCGCTGGATATACCTTCCATCTCCGGAAACGAACTCGTTATCGACACCACCACGACGGGAGGGTGCTACGGCATCGTGGAGATAGCCATCACAGCCGATTCGTCGGATCTATCGGCATGGGACGGCCTATTCGAAAAACTGACTGCCCCGGCGTCGGACCAGAACGCCATGAGGCATCGAATAGTCTCCCGTATGTCTCCAATAATTTCCATACAGGGAAAGACTATCGATCCGACCTCGAACATGTCCGAATCTCAGAAGGAACTGGCCATCGAAGCCTATCCCTGTGGAAACAGAATACTTATGTCCTTCTCGATAATAGTCGTCGACGATGACGACTTCGCCGAACCGAGAACCGCCGTCGACTCGTCGGGCAACAGATATTTCGTGATCTCCGACGGAGATCGCGACGGGAAACTCAAGCTCAGCCTGGGACTCGGGGTCCTGGAGGAAAAAGACGACGAGACGCCGTCGAACTATTCTTTCCCCAGTTCGACGGGATGCGAGGTAGGATCTATGGGAATAGGTTCCCTGTCCTTGTTGCTCCCGGTCCTGATAGGACTTTTAAGGAGATCGTCAAAACGATGAGACAGAAAACAGCGATCAGTCTCATCCCCATGCTGGCAGCGGCCGTTATAGCCTCATCTACCGAGACGAGCGCCATGGACATAGCACCCGTCACCGTCACAGCCTCCTATCTGGAGGACTTCCAGGAGCTCTCTCCCGGAACGATATCGGTGATACGTCCGGACGAGACCAAAGGGGAATTCAAGACCCTCCCGGACCTGCTGAGACAGTCGGTGGGGGTTCACATAACGGAAATACAGGGACACGGAGGCTACACTGTCGCGTCCATAAGAGGAAGCACATCCTCACAGGTGGCGGTCTACGTGGACAACGTGCTTATGAACAGCGCAAGCGAACCTACGGTAGACCTTTCCACCGTTCCGATAGAGAACGTCGAGAGGATAGAGATATACAGAGGACATATCCCCGCCAGATTCGGAGTCTCCGGCATGGGCGCCGTCATAAACATCGTCACGAAGGCCCCCTCCAAATCGGAGAACTCCGTGATGATCGGGGCCGGTTCTTTGGGGTTGGAGAAATGGTCCTCCAGAACAGTTTTTCCCACCGGATCTGGAACCTCTCTGTTCACCACGGAGCTGGAGGGCTACGACGGCGATTTTTCCTTTCACAATACCAGAGGGACCGCCAACGGAAAGGACGATTACGAGGCCAAGAGACAGTTCAACAGCTACACCTTCGAGGATCTGATGTATAAATGGGCCGACGACGACTGGACCTTTAAAACCCACTACTATCACAAAAACAGGGACGTTCCATACTCGGCCAGACTGAATAACGACGTCATCGAAAACGGGACCCTATACGGCAGGCGAAGACAGGACATATCGAAAAAGGAGATCTCCATCGCCAGAGACCTGCAGATGGGGAGTTTCGACGGAGACGTCTATCTTCTCTACATGGACGAATCCAAGGAATTCAAGGATCCTACCGGGACCAGAAGAGGAAACATGCCCAGCTGGAGCGACTTCGACTCCTCCAGAATAGAGGGAGGAATACAGCTCAACCGCTGGATAGGAGAATCTCAGCAGCTGAGTTTCTATGGAAACTGGGCCTTCGAGGACCACGATGTCGCCGGCGACGGGGGATACTCCATCTACAACATCGAGCACTACAGCCGACACAGTCTGAAACTGACACTGGAGGACACTATCTTCCCCTTCGAGGGAACGGATATTCAGATCGTGCCCATGATACGTTACAACAAAGTCGGCGAAGATGACGGTTGGAGCTGGTCTCTTGCCGGGTCCTATCCTCTATCGGGAGGATGGAATATCAAGTCCTCCATAGGACATTATTTCAGAAGTCCCAGCTTCTACGAGATCTTCGGAGACGGGGTCTATATCGTACCCAACGACTCAATAAAAGCCGAGGAAGGAGATCAGTGGGACCTGGGGCTCCGCTGGAACGGAAATATCGGATCGGTAAAAACCGAGGCCGGTATAACCTATTTCCACAGTAAAACCGAGGATCTGATAGTTTTCGTCGACAAGGGGCCGTTTCAGGGAAAATACGAGAACATAGACGACGCCGAGGTAGACGGGATAGAGGCGGAGATAAACGCGAAATGGGACAAGAGCTCCCTCTCCATCGGTTATACCTACATGGACAGCACCAACCTGGCGGTCAACGAGCAATACAGAGACAATCCTTTGCCGAACAGGCCGGAGCATGCCTGGCACCTTCGGTTTCAGCAGGGATTCGGCGAAAGTTTAACAGGATTTGCCGAGGTCTCCTATATCTCGGATAACTATCTCGACCAGCTCGGAGAGGTGGTCTGGAGCGATTACAGCAAGGTAGACCTCGGAGGTAAGTGGCGTATCGAAGAGGACCTATTGCTTTCCATGGGAGTTAACGACGTTTTCGACACTACGAAGAATATCCATTCCTACGGAGTCTCTCTGCCGGGGACCACCCTGACGCCGCAATATCCTCTGGAAGGAAGGACCTTCTATCTGTCGATCATATGGGATATTTAGATAAAGTAGGCCTCGTCTACATAGACGAGGCCTACTTTATAAGCTGTTTACACGGCTATTACGTTAAAGTCAAAACCCGGCTTCGGCCTTGAGGGCCGCCGCCCGATCCAGTCTCTCCCAGGCGGGAACGGGGGTAAGATCGATACGCCCCATATGGCCGTAGGCGGCCAGGCGACGGTACTGAGGCTTTCTGAGCTCCAGGTCCCTTATCATGGCGGCGGGACGGAAGTCGAAATACTTTCGGACCAACGACACCAGGAGATCGTTCGAGACCTTTCCGGTACCGAAGGTCTCCACGAAAACCGACACGGGGTGGGCCACCCCTATGGCGTAGGCAACCTGTATCTGACACTTGGAGGCCAGACCGGCCGCCACGACGTTCTTGGCAGCGTACCTAGCCATGTAGGCTCCGGAACGGTCCACCTTGGTCGGGTCCTTTCCGGAGAAAGCCCCTCCGCCGTGGGGGACCATGCCGCCGTAGGTATCCACGATGATCTTACGTCCAGTCAGTCCCGAATCGGCCATGGGGCCGCCCTTGACGAAACGTCCCGTCGGGTTGACCAGAATCCGCAGGTCTCCCTTGAGGAGTTCCTTCGGAAGGATCGGATCTATGACCTTCTCGGTGAGGTCCTCACGGATATCCCTGAGGGAGACGTCCGGGCTATGCTGGGCCGACACAACGACGGTATCCACCCTCACCGCCCTGTCCCCATCGTATTCCAGTGTGACCTGGGTCTTGCCGTCGGGACGAAGGTATTCGACGGAACCGTCCTTCCTTACCTTGGAGAGCCTTCTGGAGAGCCTCTGAGCCAAGGCGAAGGGCATGGGCAGGAACTCGTCGGTCTCGTCGGTGGCGTAGCCTATCATCATGCCCTGATCTCCGGCTCCTATGCCATTGATCTGCTCCTCCGTCATGTCTCCCTCGCGGAGCTCCAGGGCCCTGTCCACTCCCATGGCTATATCGGCGGACTGTTCGTCTATGGCGGTCAAAACCGCGCAGGTCTCGCCGTCGAAACCGTACTTGGCCCTGGTATAGCCTATCTCCTTGACTATCTCCCTGGCTATCCTGGGAATGTCCACGTAGGTGCTGGTGGTTATCTCTCCTGCCACCTGGACCAGGCCGGTGGTCACAAGGGTCTCGCAGGCAACCCTCCCCATGGGATCCTCCGAAAGGATGGCGTCCAGTATTCCATCGGATATCTGGTCCGCCACCTTGTCGGGATGGCCTTCGGTGACTGACTCGGAAGAGATTAAAAGTTTTTCGCTCATGCAATGATACCTCCACAGGGTATAGTATTCCGGGCCGAAAAAAACGGGACCCGTCCGTAGAGGAAGGGTCCCGCCTTAATCCTTAGGTGTCCTTCCTCTTATCACTCGACCTGTCGGTCGCTGGTGTTGGCACCTCACACCCTTACGGGCAGGTTGCCGGGCTTCATCGGGCCAGTCCCTCCGCCTCTCTCGATAAGAGTTCGATTGTACGATCCGAGATTATACCCTATGGGAACCGTATGTCAAGAAATCCTTTAAGGAGAATCGCTTCATCCTCTGACCATCGTCAACACCATTATCGACGGCTCCATCGCTTCCACCGAGTGGGGAACGTCGGCCGGCATCATAAGCCATTCCCCTGCCTTCACACTGTGGGGAACGCCTCCGACCTTTATCTCCATCGCTCCCTGGATCATCTGGACCAAGGCATCGTAGGGAGCGGAGTGCTCGCTGAGAGCCTGCCCTCCGTCGAAAGCGAAGGCCGTCACGGTCCCCTCCGGTCTATCTATCACGGTTCGGCTCACCACCGAACCGTCCTGAACCTTCACCAGATCTTCCATGCGAAAAGGACCTTTATCTCCTCCGTAGCTTTCGTAAGACATAGAGATCTCCTCCTTCCGTCAACTGGAGAATCTGTAGCGGGTGCTCTCCCGCTCCAGCTCTCCTCCCTCTATGGCGATCTTGACCCTTGTGTAGTCCAGGTCCGCCTTGGCCTCCTCTATGGCCGACTCGACCAGCCTCACCATGCCGCCGCAACATGGAACCTCCATGTGGATAACCGTCACGGCCTTGGGACTATGGGCCGCCATGATCCTGGCGAGCTTGTCCCTGTACGCCCCGGCGTCGTCCAGCTTGGGACAGCCCATGAGGCACACCTTTCCGTCACCCAGGAAGGAACGGTGAAAGTCGGGATGGGCCATAGCGCTACAGTCGGCGGCTATAACCAGATGGGAACCCGACAGATAGGGCGCGTTCTCCGGTATGAGACTTAGCTGCACCGGCCAGTTTCGTAAGGCCGATTCTCTCTTTACCGCTCCCTCCGGTTTTCCGAGAGGGGGCTCTTTTCGATCGGCGGCATCTCCCCCCATGGATCGAGCCATTGTCCCCGGGCACCCGGAGGAACAGGCCGAGGCCATGTTCTTCTTGACGGCCTCCTCGTCGTA from Dethiosulfovibrio russensis encodes the following:
- a CDS encoding TonB-dependent receptor plug domain-containing protein — its product is MRQKTAISLIPMLAAAVIASSTETSAMDIAPVTVTASYLEDFQELSPGTISVIRPDETKGEFKTLPDLLRQSVGVHITEIQGHGGYTVASIRGSTSSQVAVYVDNVLMNSASEPTVDLSTVPIENVERIEIYRGHIPARFGVSGMGAVINIVTKAPSKSENSVMIGAGSLGLEKWSSRTVFPTGSGTSLFTTELEGYDGDFSFHNTRGTANGKDDYEAKRQFNSYTFEDLMYKWADDDWTFKTHYYHKNRDVPYSARLNNDVIENGTLYGRRRQDISKKEISIARDLQMGSFDGDVYLLYMDESKEFKDPTGTRRGNMPSWSDFDSSRIEGGIQLNRWIGESQQLSFYGNWAFEDHDVAGDGGYSIYNIEHYSRHSLKLTLEDTIFPFEGTDIQIVPMIRYNKVGEDDGWSWSLAGSYPLSGGWNIKSSIGHYFRSPSFYEIFGDGVYIVPNDSIKAEEGDQWDLGLRWNGNIGSVKTEAGITYFHSKTEDLIVFVDKGPFQGKYENIDDAEVDGIEAEINAKWDKSSLSIGYTYMDSTNLAVNEQYRDNPLPNRPEHAWHLRFQQGFGESLTGFAEVSYISDNYLDQLGEVVWSDYSKVDLGGKWRIEEDLLLSMGVNDVFDTTKNIHSYGVSLPGTTLTPQYPLEGRTFYLSIIWDI
- the metK gene encoding methionine adenosyltransferase; the encoded protein is MSEKLLISSESVTEGHPDKVADQISDGILDAILSEDPMGRVACETLVTTGLVQVAGEITTSTYVDIPRIAREIVKEIGYTRAKYGFDGETCAVLTAIDEQSADIAMGVDRALELREGDMTEEQINGIGAGDQGMMIGYATDETDEFLPMPFALAQRLSRRLSKVRKDGSVEYLRPDGKTQVTLEYDGDRAVRVDTVVVSAQHSPDVSLRDIREDLTEKVIDPILPKELLKGDLRILVNPTGRFVKGGPMADSGLTGRKIIVDTYGGMVPHGGGAFSGKDPTKVDRSGAYMARYAAKNVVAAGLASKCQIQVAYAIGVAHPVSVFVETFGTGKVSNDLLVSLVRKYFDFRPAAMIRDLELRKPQYRRLAAYGHMGRIDLTPVPAWERLDRAAALKAEAGF
- a CDS encoding cupin domain-containing protein — encoded protein: MSYESYGGDKGPFRMEDLVKVQDGSVVSRTVIDRPEGTVTAFAFDGGQALSEHSAPYDALVQMIQGAMEIKVGGVPHSVKAGEWLMMPADVPHSVEAMEPSIMVLTMVRG
- a CDS encoding ATP-binding protein, with the translated sequence MEAKIMRRIITIDKDKCDGCGLCVEACHEGAIRMIDGKAELVSESYCDGLGDCIGECPRGAITFEEREASPYDEEAVKKNMASACSSGCPGTMARSMGGDAADRKEPPLGKPEGAVKRESALRNWPVQLSLIPENAPYLSGSHLVIAADCSAMAHPDFHRSFLGDGKVCLMGCPKLDDAGAYRDKLARIMAAHSPKAVTVIHMEVPCCGGMVRLVESAIEEAKADLDYTRVKIAIEGGELERESTRYRFSS